Proteins from one Ketobacter alkanivorans genomic window:
- a CDS encoding TrkA C-terminal domain-containing protein — MYIPDGSKFVGTSIQDTKLREQDINVLTLYRGAKTIPNPKPERALEAKDKLLCFGKLESMRELVPAKTRRRRRPDIADLPAHLPEDTGPEDA; from the coding sequence ATCTATATACCAGACGGATCGAAATTCGTAGGCACCAGCATTCAAGATACCAAACTGCGTGAGCAGGACATTAACGTGCTCACGCTCTACCGGGGCGCGAAAACCATCCCGAATCCAAAGCCAGAGCGCGCATTGGAAGCTAAAGACAAATTACTCTGTTTTGGTAAACTTGAATCCATGCGCGAGCTGGTGCCTGCAAAAACACGTCGTCGTCGCCGACCTGATATAGCAGATTTGCCTGCTCATCTGCCTGAGGACACTGGCCCAGAAGATGCCTAA
- a CDS encoding ATP-dependent zinc protease family protein — protein sequence MKKKANKMVVGALECCDLPELGLTDLQMRVDTGAATSSLHVDNIEEFEKDGKAWVKFDIHPDVHNVDRIVTTTAPLKGKKIVKSSSADKEKRVVIRTDIQLGGKVWKIKLTLTDRSTMTNLMLLGREAMNGRILVDPGDEFLLSKNN from the coding sequence ATGAAAAAGAAAGCAAATAAAATGGTAGTAGGTGCGCTGGAATGCTGCGATCTACCCGAACTTGGCCTAACGGATCTACAAATGAGAGTAGATACAGGAGCAGCTACGTCGTCTTTGCATGTGGATAATATTGAAGAATTTGAGAAAGATGGCAAGGCTTGGGTTAAGTTTGACATCCACCCGGACGTTCACAATGTCGATAGAATCGTGACGACCACTGCCCCCTTAAAGGGTAAAAAAATAGTTAAGAGTTCATCCGCAGACAAAGAAAAGCGTGTAGTGATCAGAACTGACATTCAGCTTGGCGGAAAAGTCTGGAAGATTAAGCTAACCTTAACGGATCGCTCGACAATGACCAACCTGATGCTGTTGGGTAGAGAAGCCATGAACGGTCGAATATTGGTTGATCCAGGTGATGAATTTCTTTTGTCGAAAAATAATTAA
- a CDS encoding NnrS family protein — protein MENRFVRVIDYPFRIFFLSAGCWAVLVIPLWVLGVTGAASLPTALPLLSWHQHEMLFGFLNPAIAGFLLTAVCVWTGTDRTHGTPLLILWLLWLCGRLVMLFDLGLPPFVVVAINLLFLPMVILDAGRRVWQVRQRRQYVLLGALAMVWAAECGLLLFPMGGFDKSAMIIIFAVMAVIGGRITPGFSAGWLRQRGGNADAVYSSTVLDLIALIATLALGVLLLTPWDLVILVCAVACGLLHLVRIVLWRGWLVRSEPLLWILHLALLWIPISLFMLALGIAGWIPANLWLHGGGIGAIATLILGVMSRVSLGHTGRPLVLPQGMVSAFVLIQLCVLVRIVTGLGAVDWRLGISITALLWVIPFALFVWRYASVLTSARADGKPG, from the coding sequence ATGGAAAACAGATTTGTGCGAGTGATTGATTATCCTTTTCGAATATTCTTCCTCTCTGCTGGGTGTTGGGCCGTTTTGGTTATTCCATTGTGGGTGTTGGGTGTGACGGGAGCAGCGTCGCTGCCCACTGCCCTGCCCTTATTAAGTTGGCATCAGCACGAAATGTTATTTGGGTTTCTAAACCCGGCGATTGCTGGCTTTTTATTGACGGCGGTTTGTGTCTGGACAGGCACAGATCGGACCCACGGCACACCTCTGTTGATATTGTGGCTGCTATGGTTGTGCGGTCGGCTGGTGATGCTGTTCGATCTGGGGCTGCCTCCATTTGTGGTGGTGGCCATAAATTTACTGTTCTTGCCCATGGTGATTCTGGATGCCGGGCGCCGTGTATGGCAGGTTCGCCAAAGACGACAGTATGTCCTATTGGGTGCACTAGCGATGGTGTGGGCGGCAGAATGCGGCTTGTTGTTGTTCCCTATGGGTGGTTTCGATAAAAGTGCCATGATCATTATTTTTGCCGTTATGGCGGTGATTGGTGGCAGAATCACGCCTGGATTTTCTGCTGGCTGGTTGCGTCAGCGGGGTGGTAATGCCGATGCCGTGTACAGCAGCACGGTGCTGGATCTTATTGCGTTGATCGCTACTTTGGCGCTGGGCGTGTTGTTGCTTACGCCTTGGGATCTTGTCATTTTGGTCTGTGCGGTTGCCTGTGGCTTGCTGCATCTGGTCAGAATTGTGTTATGGCGCGGCTGGCTGGTAAGGAGCGAGCCACTGTTGTGGATATTGCATCTGGCATTACTTTGGATTCCCATTTCGTTGTTTATGTTGGCACTGGGTATTGCTGGATGGATACCGGCAAACTTGTGGCTACATGGTGGCGGCATCGGCGCCATAGCCACACTAATACTGGGGGTTATGTCCCGCGTGTCTCTTGGCCATACTGGTCGTCCACTGGTGCTGCCTCAGGGGATGGTTTCTGCCTTTGTGCTCATTCAGTTGTGCGTTTTGGTTAGGATTGTGACTGGGCTGGGCGCTGTCGATTGGCGCCTGGGCATTAGCATTACGGCGTTGTTATGGGTGATTCCATTTGCGTTATTTGTGTGGCGATACGCTTCGGTTCTGACTTCTGCCAGGGCCGATGGCAAACCGGGCTGA
- a CDS encoding adenylate/guanylate cyclase domain-containing protein gives MNQDLPDHIVIMFADVSGSTQLYENLGDTDAHDCISESLNRIVHHASQHNGHLVETIGDEAMIMFAKIEDAALAAIDMQQHFFQTPVAHDHFIKIRIGFHYGPIEYDEGHPFGDTVNVAARVAALCESGRIIATDTTVSGLATQQEFQLRPYQTARVKGKSKPIRVQEIVWDREDSTSMINATQMTQLTQLESQPLSLQIYYRGKVYELAAGQGAFIIGRETHCDLVIDSALASRTHARIEFRWGEAILTDHSTNGTYVEAQRGKREGDGTSIRLHRREAALHGTGKIAIGTTVQQAQEVNLLGYKIDQH, from the coding sequence TTGAATCAAGATCTGCCAGATCACATTGTCATCATGTTTGCTGATGTTTCAGGCAGTACCCAGCTCTACGAGAACCTGGGTGATACCGATGCCCATGATTGCATCAGCGAAAGCCTGAACCGCATTGTCCACCACGCCTCTCAACATAACGGCCATTTGGTTGAAACCATTGGTGACGAGGCGATGATCATGTTTGCTAAAATAGAAGACGCTGCATTGGCCGCTATCGATATGCAGCAGCATTTCTTTCAAACCCCCGTTGCTCACGATCACTTTATTAAAATTCGCATTGGATTCCATTACGGCCCCATTGAATATGACGAAGGGCACCCATTCGGCGACACCGTGAACGTGGCTGCACGGGTGGCTGCGCTGTGCGAATCAGGTCGAATTATAGCCACAGATACCACCGTATCCGGATTAGCTACGCAGCAGGAATTTCAGTTGCGCCCCTATCAGACCGCTCGAGTCAAAGGCAAATCAAAGCCCATTCGAGTGCAGGAAATCGTGTGGGACCGTGAAGACTCCACGTCCATGATCAATGCCACACAGATGACTCAGCTCACCCAATTAGAAAGCCAACCACTGAGTTTGCAAATTTATTATCGGGGTAAAGTGTATGAATTAGCAGCCGGGCAGGGGGCATTCATCATCGGACGGGAAACCCACTGCGATCTCGTAATCGACAGTGCGCTAGCTTCGCGGACTCATGCGCGCATTGAATTTCGCTGGGGTGAAGCTATTCTGACCGATCACAGCACAAACGGAACCTACGTAGAAGCCCAACGTGGCAAGCGCGAGGGCGATGGAACCTCAATCAGACTCCATCGAAGGGAAGCGGCTCTGCACGGTACTGGCAAGATCGCCATTGGTACCACTGTACAGCAGGCTCAAGAGGTGAACCTGCTGGGATACAAAATAGATCAGCATTAA
- the hisI gene encoding phosphoribosyl-AMP cyclohydrolase produces the protein MNRFKALEKSEVGFRTPLDEMMRHIKFNDQGLIPAVAQQFDTKEVLMMAWMNRDALQETLDTGRVCYWSRSRGGLWRKGESSGQIQLLKTLALDCDGDTVLMQVDQKGPACHTGRRSCFFYQVDGSEITVNADVLISPDELYKK, from the coding sequence ATGAATAGATTTAAAGCGTTAGAAAAAAGTGAGGTTGGATTTCGGACACCTTTGGATGAAATGATGCGCCATATCAAGTTCAACGATCAAGGGTTGATTCCAGCGGTGGCGCAACAATTCGACACCAAGGAAGTGTTGATGATGGCCTGGATGAATAGAGATGCGTTACAAGAGACCCTTGATACGGGGCGTGTGTGCTATTGGTCGCGGTCCCGAGGCGGCTTGTGGCGCAAAGGTGAAAGCAGCGGGCAGATTCAACTGTTGAAGACGCTGGCTTTGGATTGCGATGGCGATACTGTTTTGATGCAGGTAGATCAGAAGGGGCCGGCTTGTCATACCGGTCGACGAAGTTGTTTCTTTTACCAGGTGGATGGCAGTGAGATCACTGTTAACGCCGATGTGTTGATTTCCCCGGATGAGCTGTACAAAAAATAA
- the ppsA gene encoding phosphoenolpyruvate synthase: MSDYVIWFQELSKNDVEKVGGKNASLGEMISNLSGAGVSVPGGFATTAQAYREFLEQSGLNKKINDALDKLDVNDVNQLAEVGKEIRESIINTPLQPALESAIKEAYSKLQDGNEHMSVAIRSSATAEDLPDASFAGQQETFLNIHGVDNVLHAVKEVFASLYNDRAISYRVHQGFEHRHVALSAGIQRMVRSETGSSGVMFSLDTESGFRDVVFITAAYGLGETVVQGQVNPDEFYVHKPTLAAGRPSILRRNLGSKAVKMIYGSANTTTKSVETVDVEKEDRQRFSITDDEVQALAKQCMIIEKHYDHPVDVEWARDGDDGKLYIVQARPETVKSRQTNVMERYLLKETGKVVVEGRSIGHRIGSGSVKLVTSLREMDKVLPGDVLVTDMTDPDWEPIMKRASAIVTNRGGRTCHAAIIARELGIPAVVGCGDATDILQEGQEVTVSCAEGDTGLVYDGKLVFDVQKNSIESMPDLPFKIMMNVGNPDRAFDFQALPNAGIGLARLEFIINRMIGVHPKALLNYETLPKDVKQAVQRRTSGYAGPVEFYIEKLVEGVSTLAASFYPKKVIVRLSDFKSNEYANLIGGKLYEPEEENPMLGFRGASRYISESFRDCFELECRAMKKVREEMGLDNVELMVPFVRTVGEAEQVIKLLEENGLKRGENGLRVIMMCELPTNALLAEQFLEHFDGFSIGSNDLTQLTLGLDRDSGIVSHLFDERDPAVKALLQKAIEACIKADKYVGICGQGPSDHPDLARWLMDIGINSVSLNPDSVLDTWFYLAENHT, encoded by the coding sequence TTGAGCGATTATGTAATCTGGTTCCAGGAACTGTCCAAGAACGATGTCGAGAAAGTAGGTGGTAAAAACGCCTCTCTCGGTGAAATGATCAGTAACCTGTCTGGTGCGGGTGTATCTGTACCGGGTGGCTTTGCCACCACAGCCCAAGCCTACCGCGAGTTCCTGGAGCAAAGCGGACTTAATAAAAAGATCAACGATGCCCTCGACAAGCTCGATGTTAATGACGTGAACCAGCTTGCCGAAGTCGGTAAAGAGATTCGCGAATCCATCATTAACACGCCATTGCAGCCCGCACTGGAAAGCGCCATCAAGGAAGCTTATTCCAAATTGCAAGACGGCAATGAGCACATGTCTGTGGCGATTCGCTCATCCGCCACAGCAGAAGATCTTCCTGATGCATCATTTGCAGGCCAGCAGGAAACCTTCCTCAACATCCATGGTGTCGATAACGTTCTCCATGCGGTAAAAGAAGTATTTGCATCACTGTACAACGATCGCGCTATTTCCTATCGAGTACACCAAGGCTTCGAGCATCGCCATGTTGCCCTGTCTGCAGGCATTCAACGCATGGTGCGCAGCGAAACCGGCTCCAGCGGCGTCATGTTCTCACTGGATACCGAGTCCGGTTTCCGCGACGTTGTGTTCATCACTGCAGCCTACGGGCTGGGTGAAACCGTTGTGCAAGGCCAGGTTAACCCTGATGAATTCTATGTACACAAACCCACGCTGGCAGCGGGTAGACCTTCGATCCTGCGCCGAAACCTGGGTAGCAAAGCGGTAAAAATGATTTACGGCAGCGCAAACACCACCACCAAGTCCGTTGAAACGGTGGATGTGGAAAAAGAAGATCGTCAGCGTTTTTCTATTACCGATGACGAAGTTCAAGCGCTGGCTAAACAGTGCATGATCATCGAAAAGCACTATGACCACCCGGTTGATGTGGAATGGGCACGTGACGGTGATGACGGCAAGCTGTACATCGTTCAGGCTCGCCCTGAGACAGTAAAAAGCCGTCAGACCAACGTGATGGAGCGCTACCTGCTGAAAGAAACTGGCAAGGTTGTGGTGGAAGGCCGCTCCATCGGGCACCGAATTGGCAGCGGTAGTGTGAAACTGGTTACCAGCCTGCGTGAGATGGACAAAGTTCTGCCTGGCGATGTGTTGGTAACAGACATGACCGACCCCGACTGGGAGCCGATCATGAAGCGTGCTTCAGCCATCGTCACCAATCGTGGTGGCCGTACCTGTCACGCGGCCATCATCGCCCGTGAGCTTGGTATCCCAGCGGTAGTGGGCTGTGGTGATGCCACAGACATTCTGCAAGAAGGCCAGGAAGTTACTGTATCCTGCGCTGAAGGTGATACCGGTTTGGTGTATGACGGTAAACTGGTGTTCGATGTTCAGAAGAATTCCATTGAATCCATGCCAGACCTACCGTTCAAGATCATGATGAACGTGGGCAATCCTGATCGTGCCTTTGACTTCCAGGCTCTGCCAAACGCCGGTATCGGCTTGGCCCGACTGGAATTCATCATCAATCGTATGATCGGTGTGCACCCGAAAGCACTGCTGAACTATGAAACACTGCCAAAAGATGTGAAGCAAGCCGTGCAACGCCGTACTTCAGGCTATGCCGGGCCGGTTGAGTTCTATATCGAAAAGCTGGTTGAAGGTGTTTCCACGTTGGCCGCGTCTTTCTATCCCAAGAAAGTCATCGTGCGTCTTTCGGACTTTAAATCCAACGAGTATGCCAACCTGATTGGCGGCAAATTGTACGAGCCGGAAGAAGAAAACCCCATGCTGGGCTTCCGCGGTGCATCCCGTTACATTTCCGAAAGCTTCCGCGATTGCTTCGAGCTTGAATGTCGTGCCATGAAAAAAGTGCGTGAAGAAATGGGGCTGGATAACGTCGAACTGATGGTGCCCTTCGTACGCACAGTGGGTGAAGCCGAACAGGTCATTAAACTGCTGGAAGAAAACGGCCTCAAACGCGGTGAGAACGGATTGCGCGTCATCATGATGTGCGAACTGCCCACCAATGCATTGCTGGCTGAGCAGTTTCTGGAGCATTTCGATGGCTTCTCCATCGGCTCGAACGACCTGACACAGCTAACGCTGGGCCTGGATCGTGACTCTGGCATTGTCTCCCACTTGTTTGATGAGCGTGATCCGGCAGTAAAAGCGTTGCTGCAGAAAGCCATAGAGGCCTGTATCAAGGCCGATAAATATGTGGGGATTTGTGGCCAGGGCCCATCCGATCATCCTGATCTGGCGCGTTGGCTGATGGATATTGGTATCAACAGCGTATCTCTGAATCCTGATTCAGTGTTGGATACATGGTTCTATCTGGCTGAAAACCATACCTGA
- the ppsR gene encoding posphoenolpyruvate synthetase regulatory kinase/phosphorylase PpsR — MKRTVFFISDGTGITAETLGHSLLAQFDTVDFDQITIPYVKDEEKVRDAVSRINKAAMSDDMPPLVFSTVINDDIRVMLSQSKAFMLDIFSSFLKPLEGALGAESSYSVGKSHSIVDDQSYKVRIDSVHYALDNDDGARTRHYDMADVILIGVSRSGKTPTCLYLALQFGIKAANYPLTEDDLDDLNLPKALREHRSKLFGLSIEPERLAAIRTERKPNSRYASINQCESEVRGAEAIFNRFGIPYVNSTHASIEEISTKVIEAAGIKRRLA, encoded by the coding sequence ATGAAGCGTACGGTATTTTTTATTTCAGATGGCACAGGGATTACAGCAGAGACCCTCGGGCACTCTCTCCTGGCCCAGTTTGATACCGTCGATTTCGATCAAATTACCATTCCTTATGTGAAGGATGAGGAAAAGGTGCGGGATGCTGTGTCCCGAATTAATAAGGCAGCCATGTCGGACGATATGCCACCTTTGGTGTTCAGCACGGTCATTAACGACGATATTCGCGTCATGCTGAGCCAAAGCAAGGCATTCATGCTGGATATCTTCTCCAGCTTTCTGAAGCCGCTTGAAGGCGCGCTAGGGGCTGAATCCTCGTATTCTGTGGGTAAATCGCACTCTATAGTGGATGATCAGAGCTACAAGGTGAGAATTGACTCGGTTCACTATGCTTTAGACAACGACGACGGTGCCCGAACCCGGCATTATGATATGGCCGATGTGATTTTGATTGGTGTGTCCCGCAGTGGTAAAACGCCGACCTGTCTGTATCTGGCCCTGCAGTTCGGCATTAAGGCGGCCAATTATCCGCTAACCGAAGACGATCTGGATGACCTTAATTTACCCAAGGCGTTGCGCGAGCATCGCAGCAAGCTGTTTGGCCTGAGCATCGAGCCCGAGCGCCTTGCTGCCATCCGCACCGAACGCAAACCTAATAGTCGTTACGCCTCGATCAACCAATGTGAAAGCGAAGTTCGCGGTGCCGAGGCTATCTTTAACCGGTTTGGAATCCCCTACGTAAACAGTACCCACGCTTCTATTGAAGAGATTTCCACGAAGGTAATTGAAGCAGCTGGCATCAAGCGTAGATTAGCTTAA
- the pabB gene encoding aminodeoxychorismate synthase component I: protein MKPDRALLFCELPYGNSLDRFAQIRPLGHAVLLDSGDSYQDHIDVYTAAPVRTCVLNAQNQDLPQALSDLRHQLKAYEVKARPNHPAPGWFGVWSYDLGEITESIRIKRDDSDLPLLWMGFYPALIVSNHRTRQTQLVTLEGFEAQGEQLKAAYLSATPEPPHASPADIAFSLVDEFVGDMPPAVYRQLFSQVQEYICSGDCYQINLAQRFQAPFTGSPWQAYRKLRQQQTAPMGGYIETEQWALLSLSPERFIRCTDRSVEAKPIKGTRPRSADMTMDAQLKYDLQHSDKDRAENLMIVDLLRNDLGRTCEIGSVRVDKLFDIESFSAVHHMVSTITGTLKPDLDVLDLLVGAFPGGSITGAPKRRAMEVIEELEPNGRGLYCGSLLYVDVCGRMDSSILIRSLVARQGMISCSGGGGVVADSTCDAEYQEIQDKIGNLLKSLQ, encoded by the coding sequence ATGAAACCTGATAGAGCGCTGTTGTTTTGCGAACTACCCTACGGAAATTCACTGGATCGCTTTGCGCAAATACGTCCATTGGGGCATGCAGTACTACTGGATAGTGGCGACAGTTACCAGGATCATATTGACGTCTACACTGCTGCGCCAGTGCGCACTTGTGTGTTGAATGCACAAAATCAGGATCTACCACAAGCCCTATCGGACTTACGCCACCAACTGAAGGCTTACGAGGTTAAGGCGCGTCCAAACCATCCTGCCCCTGGTTGGTTTGGTGTCTGGAGCTATGATTTAGGTGAAATTACAGAATCCATTCGAATCAAGCGTGATGATTCAGACTTGCCGCTGCTGTGGATGGGGTTTTACCCTGCCCTGATTGTCAGCAATCATCGCACCAGGCAGACGCAGCTGGTCACATTAGAGGGCTTCGAAGCCCAGGGCGAACAATTGAAGGCGGCATACCTGTCTGCGACTCCCGAGCCGCCGCACGCCTCTCCAGCCGATATTGCATTCAGCCTTGTTGACGAGTTCGTCGGCGACATGCCACCGGCCGTGTACCGCCAACTGTTTTCTCAGGTGCAGGAATATATCTGCAGTGGAGATTGTTATCAGATCAATCTTGCGCAACGTTTTCAGGCGCCATTCACGGGTTCCCCTTGGCAGGCCTACCGCAAGCTGCGTCAACAGCAGACAGCCCCGATGGGTGGATACATCGAAACTGAGCAATGGGCGTTGTTGAGCCTTTCACCTGAGCGTTTCATTCGTTGTACCGACCGTTCGGTGGAAGCAAAGCCGATTAAGGGCACTCGACCACGCAGTGCCGATATGACGATGGATGCGCAGCTCAAATACGACTTGCAACACAGCGACAAGGATCGTGCTGAAAACCTGATGATCGTGGATTTGTTGCGTAACGATCTGGGGCGCACCTGCGAGATTGGCTCGGTGCGGGTTGATAAGCTTTTTGATATCGAAAGTTTCAGTGCGGTACATCATATGGTTAGCACCATTACTGGCACCTTAAAACCGGATCTGGATGTGTTGGATCTTCTGGTGGGTGCGTTTCCTGGTGGCTCTATCACTGGAGCCCCCAAACGTCGGGCTATGGAGGTGATCGAAGAGCTTGAACCCAACGGGCGTGGGCTTTATTGCGGCAGTTTATTGTATGTCGACGTGTGCGGCCGCATGGATTCGAGCATTCTGATTAGATCTTTGGTGGCGCGACAGGGAATGATCAGTTGCTCAGGCGGCGGCGGAGTCGTGGCTGACTCCACCTGTGATGCCGAGTATCAAGAGATCCAGGACAAGATTGGAAACCTTCTTAAGTCCCTTCAGTAA
- the thrH gene encoding bifunctional phosphoserine phosphatase/homoserine phosphotransferase ThrH, which produces MEIACLDLEGVLVPEIWINFAEKTGIEALKATTRDIPDYDVLMKQRLSILNEHKLGLNEIQEVIDSLGPMDGALEFVDWLRERFQVVILSDTFYEFAQPLMRQLRWPTLFCHRLEVAEDGRIVDYKLRQADPKRSSVKAFHSLNYRCIAAGDSYNDTTMLSEAEAGILFKAPKNVIEEFPQFPAVHTYEELKLEFIKASNRDLAL; this is translated from the coding sequence GTGGAAATTGCATGTCTTGACCTGGAAGGGGTTCTGGTACCGGAAATTTGGATCAATTTTGCCGAGAAAACCGGTATAGAAGCACTTAAAGCCACCACCCGCGACATTCCCGATTACGATGTGCTGATGAAACAGCGCCTTTCTATATTGAACGAGCATAAACTGGGGTTGAATGAAATTCAGGAAGTGATCGATTCCCTGGGGCCGATGGACGGTGCACTGGAGTTTGTGGATTGGCTCCGGGAGCGCTTTCAGGTAGTCATTCTGTCAGATACTTTCTACGAGTTTGCGCAGCCTTTGATGCGCCAATTGCGCTGGCCGACCCTGTTCTGTCATCGCCTTGAGGTGGCTGAGGACGGTCGCATTGTAGATTACAAGCTACGGCAGGCCGACCCGAAACGCTCCTCTGTGAAAGCATTTCATTCCTTGAATTACCGCTGCATAGCGGCAGGGGATTCTTACAACGACACGACCATGCTGAGTGAGGCAGAAGCCGGCATTCTGTTTAAAGCCCCCAAGAATGTGATTGAGGAGTTTCCCCAGTTCCCGGCGGTTCATACTTATGAAGAGCTGAAGCTGGAGTTCATTAAGGCTTCCAACAGGGATTTGGCCTTATAA
- a CDS encoding phosphoadenylyl-sulfate reductase, translating into MSLTQADAQAWNSDLESKSPQEILAAALDKFDDNLAISFSGAEDVVLVDMAAKLGKPFRVFTLDTGRLHPETYRFLEKVRTHYGIKIEATFPEVAQVEKLIEEKGMFSFYQDDHKECCAIRKVGPLRRKLSTLSAWVTGQRKDQSPGTRVDIPVIQIDGAFSTESNQLIKFNPLANWSSEEVWAYIRTNEVPYNELHEKGFTSIGCEPCTRAVLPNQHEREGRWWWEEATAKECGLHAINVDKK; encoded by the coding sequence ATGAGTTTAACCCAAGCAGACGCGCAAGCATGGAACAGTGATCTGGAATCCAAGAGCCCCCAGGAAATTCTGGCAGCCGCTTTGGATAAGTTTGATGATAACCTGGCAATTTCCTTCAGCGGCGCTGAAGACGTTGTATTGGTTGATATGGCTGCCAAACTTGGCAAGCCGTTCCGTGTATTCACGCTGGATACCGGCCGCCTGCACCCGGAAACGTATCGTTTTCTGGAAAAGGTTCGAACTCACTACGGCATCAAGATCGAGGCAACCTTCCCTGAAGTGGCCCAGGTTGAAAAGCTGATCGAAGAGAAAGGCATGTTCAGCTTCTATCAGGATGATCACAAAGAGTGCTGTGCGATTCGCAAGGTTGGCCCTCTGCGCCGCAAACTGTCTACGTTGAGCGCATGGGTAACCGGCCAGCGCAAGGATCAAAGCCCTGGTACTCGTGTGGATATTCCTGTGATCCAGATTGATGGTGCATTCTCCACCGAATCCAATCAGTTGATTAAATTCAACCCTCTGGCAAACTGGAGTTCCGAGGAAGTGTGGGCCTACATCCGCACCAATGAAGTTCCTTATAATGAACTGCATGAAAAAGGTTTCACCAGTATCGGCTGTGAGCCATGCACGCGAGCAGTTCTGCCTAACCAGCATGAGCGTGAAGGTCGCTGGTGGTGGGAAGAAGCAACCGCCAAAGAGTGTGGCTTGCACGCCATTAATGTCGATAAAAAGTAG
- the cysB gene encoding HTH-type transcriptional regulator CysB, with amino-acid sequence MKLQQLRYIWEVARHDLNVSVTAQSLYTSQPGISKQIRLLEDELGVEIFSRSGKHLTRVTPAGEAILRIAGEILRKVDSIKQVAQEFSDESKGSLSLATTHTQARYALPGVIETFIDKYPDVSLHMHQGTPIQISEMAADGTVDFAIATEALELFGDLIMMPCYSWNRAIIVPRNHPLAQSSKVTLEEVSRQPIVTYTFGFTGRSKLDDAFLDKGLSPKVVFTAADADVIKTYVKLGLGVGIVAKMACDVNDPDLVALDASHLFEPSVTKIGFRRGTFLRGFMYEFIELFAPHLTKEVVDEAVDRHTRSELDELFSHIQLPTL; translated from the coding sequence ATGAAACTTCAGCAATTGCGTTACATCTGGGAAGTGGCGCGACACGATCTGAACGTCTCGGTTACCGCGCAAAGCCTATATACTTCGCAACCCGGAATCAGTAAGCAGATCCGCTTGTTGGAAGATGAACTGGGGGTAGAGATTTTCTCCAGAAGCGGCAAGCACCTGACTCGTGTTACACCCGCAGGGGAAGCCATTCTCAGAATCGCTGGCGAAATACTGCGTAAAGTGGACAGTATAAAGCAGGTGGCTCAGGAGTTCAGTGACGAGAGCAAAGGCAGCCTCTCACTGGCCACAACCCATACTCAGGCTCGTTATGCGTTGCCTGGCGTAATAGAAACCTTTATCGATAAATACCCCGACGTTTCCCTGCATATGCACCAGGGCACCCCAATTCAGATTTCTGAAATGGCTGCCGATGGTACAGTGGATTTTGCTATCGCCACAGAAGCATTGGAGCTGTTCGGTGACCTGATCATGATGCCTTGCTACAGCTGGAATCGGGCCATCATTGTGCCGCGCAACCATCCGTTGGCGCAGTCATCCAAGGTCACCCTCGAAGAAGTATCTCGCCAGCCCATCGTAACCTATACCTTTGGGTTCACTGGCCGCTCCAAACTGGACGATGCGTTTTTGGACAAAGGTTTGTCACCGAAGGTGGTTTTCACAGCGGCCGATGCTGATGTGATCAAAACCTACGTCAAACTGGGACTGGGTGTTGGAATCGTGGCGAAAATGGCCTGTGATGTAAACGATCCTGATCTGGTGGCGCTGGACGCTTCACACCTGTTTGAGCCCAGCGTAACCAAGATTGGTTTCCGTCGCGGCACCTTCCTGCGGGGCTTCATGTATGAGTTCATCGAATTGTTTGCACCACATTTAACCAAAGAAGTCGTGGATGAAGCAGTGGATCGCCATACCCGGTCTGAACTGGACGAATTGTTCAGCCATATTCAACTGCCCACCCTTTAA